In one Polaribacter sp. ALD11 genomic region, the following are encoded:
- a CDS encoding tetratricopeptide repeat protein, whose product MYYSVLPQETIGVPVSSANNLQSAVTSFQAAIAKFPKPEYHLAQARAHYLLGNKTEAVSFAQKAINLSATTTRFAQFDQLNDSPNTMESALLQKATFDNFQPLPTLDFLGPKYSFLTVEKDPSMHYLKVEEAYLIMAEANLSSNNPAGAQTNLESLLAVISTREVRDFDDKV is encoded by the coding sequence ATGTACTATTCTGTATTACCACAAGAAACTATAGGGGTTCCTGTAAGTTCTGCTAATAATTTACAAAGTGCGGTTACTTCTTTTCAGGCTGCAATTGCTAAATTTCCAAAACCAGAATATCATTTAGCGCAAGCTAGAGCACATTATCTATTAGGGAATAAAACGGAAGCTGTATCATTTGCGCAGAAAGCAATAAACCTAAGCGCTACTACTACAAGATTTGCTCAATTTGATCAATTAAACGACTCCCCTAACACAATGGAATCTGCGTTGTTACAGAAAGCAACTTTTGATAATTTTCAACCTTTGCCTACATTGGATTTTTTAGGTCCTAAATATTCATTCTTAACAGTGGAAAAAGACCCTTCTATGCATTATTTAAAAGTAGAAGAAGCATATTTAATAATGGCTGAAGCAAACTTATCAAGCAACAACCCTGCTGGAGCACAAACAAATCTTGAAAGTTTGCTCGCAGTAATTTCCACTAGAGAAGTTCGAGATTTTGACGATAAAGTATAA
- a CDS encoding carboxypeptidase-like regulatory domain-containing protein encodes MHQVPYSGVSILIKGTDTDFDGNYSVKAKTRDVLVFRYLGYKVVNKTIGNSNVINIKLQEDVNILDEIIITGQGSGIQKRKLSTTVDVLNSD; translated from the coding sequence ATGCATCAGGTCCCTTACTCAGGAGTTAGTATTTTAATCAAGGGTACTGATACAGATTTCGACGGAAATTATTCTGTAAAAGCTAAAACTAGAGATGTTCTTGTTTTTAGATATTTAGGGTATAAAGTTGTCAATAAGACAATAGGTAATTCTAATGTCATTAACATCAAATTACAGGAAGATGTAAATATTTTAGATGAAATTATTATTACAGGTCAAGGTTCAGGTATTCAAAAAAGAAAGCTATCAACCACTGTAGATGTATTGAATTCTGATTAA
- the rpsL gene encoding 30S ribosomal protein S12 gives MPTIQQLVRKGRTKITKKSKSAALSSCPQRRGVCTRVYTTTPKKPNSAMRKVARVRLTNGNEINAYIPGEGHNLQEHSIVLVRGGRVKDLPGVKYHVVRGALDTAGVEGRTQRRSKYGAKRPKK, from the coding sequence ATGCCTACTATTCAACAATTAGTTCGTAAAGGAAGAACCAAAATAACTAAGAAGAGTAAATCGGCTGCTTTGTCGTCTTGTCCTCAAAGACGTGGAGTTTGTACTCGTGTTTATACTACAACGCCAAAGAAACCTAATTCAGCAATGCGTAAAGTTGCCAGAGTTAGATTGACAAATGGTAATGAGATAAACGCATACATTCCAGGTGAAGGACATAACTTACAGGAGCATTCGATAGTATTAGTTAGAGGTGGAAGGGTAAAGGATTTGCCAGGAGTTAAATACCACGTAGTACGTGGTGCATTAGATACTGCAGGAGTTGAGGGTAGAACCCAACGTAGATCTAAGTACGGAGCAAAACGCCCAAAAAAGTAA
- the rpsS gene encoding 30S ribosomal protein S19 — translation MARSLKKGPYVHYKLEKKVLANVEAGNKTVIKTWSRASMITPDFVGQTIAVHNGRQFVPVYVTENMVGHKLGEFSPTRSFRGHAGAKNKGKK, via the coding sequence ATGGCAAGATCATTAAAAAAAGGACCTTACGTTCACTATAAATTAGAGAAAAAAGTGTTAGCTAATGTAGAAGCTGGTAATAAAACAGTAATTAAAACTTGGTCTAGAGCAAGTATGATTACTCCAGATTTCGTTGGTCAAACAATTGCTGTTCATAATGGACGTCAGTTTGTACCAGTATATGTTACAGAAAACATGGTAGGGCATAAATTAGGCGAATTTTCACCAACACGTTCTTTTAGAGGACATGCAGGTGCAAAAAATAAAGGTAAAAAATAG
- a CDS encoding TonB-dependent receptor plug domain-containing protein: MPSTQIDALLQSTTPSAHIRLSSGQPSTASIIRTRGAISAASSFTPVMIVDGIRVDNLNSNPSTGLDTGRASVSALADIPTESIKRIESLKVVPLLHYMVQMQQTA; encoded by the coding sequence TTGCCATCTACTCAAATTGATGCCTTATTACAGTCAACAACACCAAGTGCACACATAAGGTTAAGCTCTGGTCAGCCAAGTACAGCATCAATAATAAGAACAAGGGGTGCAATTTCAGCAGCTTCTTCATTTACTCCAGTTATGATTGTAGATGGTATTCGTGTTGATAATCTAAACTCGAATCCAAGTACAGGTCTTGATACAGGTAGGGCTAGTGTCTCTGCTTTAGCTGATATTCCAACAGAATCTATTAAAAGAATTGAGTCATTAAAGGTGGTGCCTCTACTACATTATATGGTGCAGATGCAGCAAACGGCGTAA
- the rpsJ gene encoding 30S ribosomal protein S10: MSQKIRIKLKSYDYNLVDKSAEKIVKTVKSTGAVVNGPIPLPTHKKIFTVLRSPHVNKKSREQFQLSAYKRLLDIYSSSSKTIDALMKLELPSGVEVEIKV, encoded by the coding sequence ATGAGTCAAAAAATTAGAATTAAATTAAAGTCTTACGATTACAATTTAGTAGATAAATCTGCTGAAAAAATCGTAAAGACGGTAAAAAGTACTGGAGCTGTTGTAAACGGACCAATACCATTACCAACGCATAAAAAGATTTTTACTGTATTACGTTCTCCACACGTAAACAAGAAATCTAGAGAGCAATTTCAATTATCTGCTTACAAAAGATTATTAGACATCTATAGTTCTTCTTCGAAAACTATTGATGCTTTAATGAAACTTGAGTTACCAAGTGGTGTTGAAGTTGAGATTAAAGTTTAA
- the rplB gene encoding 50S ribosomal protein L2, which translates to MSVRKLKPITPGQRFRVVNGFDTITTDKPEKSLLAPKKRSGGRNNQGRMTTRNIGGGHKQKYRIIDFKRDKQGIPATVKTIEYDPNRTAFIALLSYADGEKRYVIAQNGLKVGQVIVSGEGIKPEIGNGMLLSEIPLGTTISCIELRPGQGAVMARSAGSFAQLLAKESKYATVKLPSGETRYILLTCMATIGVVSNSDHQLLVSGKAGRSRWLGRRPRVNAVRMNPVDHPMGGGEGRASGGHPRSRNGIPAKGFKTRSKTKASNKYILERRKK; encoded by the coding sequence ATGTCAGTTAGAAAATTAAAGCCAATAACACCAGGTCAGCGTTTTAGAGTTGTAAATGGGTTCGACACCATAACAACTGATAAGCCGGAGAAAAGTTTACTTGCTCCGAAAAAACGATCTGGAGGTCGAAACAATCAGGGAAGAATGACTACACGTAATATCGGTGGAGGTCATAAACAAAAATATCGTATTATCGATTTTAAAAGAGATAAACAAGGTATCCCTGCAACAGTAAAAACTATAGAGTACGATCCAAATCGTACTGCGTTTATCGCTTTACTTAGTTATGCTGATGGTGAAAAACGTTATGTAATAGCACAGAACGGTTTAAAAGTAGGTCAAGTAATCGTTTCAGGAGAAGGTATTAAACCAGAAATTGGAAATGGAATGCTTTTAAGTGAAATTCCTTTAGGAACTACAATTTCTTGTATTGAGTTGCGTCCAGGTCAAGGTGCTGTAATGGCTCGTTCAGCTGGTTCTTTTGCTCAATTATTAGCTAAAGAAAGTAAGTATGCTACTGTGAAACTACCTTCTGGTGAAACAAGATATATCTTGTTAACTTGTATGGCTACAATTGGAGTTGTATCTAATTCAGATCATCAATTACTTGTTTCAGGTAAAGCTGGTAGATCTAGATGGTTAGGTAGAAGACCAAGAGTTAATGCAGTAAGAATGAATCCTGTAGATCACCCAATGGGTGGTGGTGAAGGACGTGCTTCTGGAGGTCATCCAAGATCTAGAAATGGTATTCCTGCAAAAGGATTTAAGACTAGGTCTAAAACCAAAGCTAGTAATAAGTATATTTTAGAACGTAGAAAGAAATAA
- the rplC gene encoding 50S ribosomal protein L3, translating to MSGLIGRKIGMTSLFDENGKNIPCTVIEAGPCVVTQVRTEEVDGYNALQLGFDDKKAKSSNKALDGHFKKAGSTAKKKVVEFQGFEGEYKLGDSISVSHFEEGEFVDVSGVSKGKGFQGVVKRHGFAGVGQATHGQHNRLRAPGSIGAASYPARVFKGMRMAGRMGGDKVKVQNLRVLKVVAEKNLLVVKGAVPGHKNAFVTIQK from the coding sequence ATGTCTGGGTTAATAGGAAGAAAGATTGGGATGACCAGCTTATTTGATGAAAACGGGAAGAATATTCCTTGTACAGTAATCGAAGCAGGTCCTTGTGTTGTTACCCAAGTCAGAACCGAAGAGGTTGACGGCTACAATGCGTTACAGCTTGGTTTCGATGACAAAAAAGCAAAGAGTTCTAACAAAGCGTTAGATGGGCACTTTAAAAAGGCTGGCTCTACTGCTAAGAAGAAAGTCGTTGAATTTCAAGGGTTTGAAGGAGAGTATAAATTAGGAGATTCTATATCTGTAAGTCACTTTGAAGAAGGTGAGTTTGTAGATGTTTCTGGTGTTTCTAAAGGTAAAGGTTTTCAGGGTGTTGTAAAACGTCATGGATTTGCTGGTGTTGGTCAAGCAACCCACGGTCAACACAACCGTTTAAGAGCTCCAGGTTCAATTGGTGCTGCATCTTATCCTGCAAGAGTATTCAAAGGAATGCGTATGGCAGGTAGAATGGGTGGAGATAAAGTGAAAGTACAAAACTTAAGAGTATTAAAAGTAGTTGCTGAAAAGAACTTACTTGTTGTTAAAGGAGCAGTTCCTGGACACAAAAATGCTTTTGTAACTATTCAGAAATAA
- the rpsG gene encoding 30S ribosomal protein S7 produces MRKRAAKKRVLLPDPKFNDQLVTRFVNNLMWAGKKSVAFKVFYDALDIVEERKGEEEKSALEIWKDGLSNVMPHVEVRSRRVGGATFQIPMQIRPDRKVSMAIKWMILYTRKRNEKTMAQRLAAEILAAAKEEGAAVKKRTDTHKMAEANKAFSHFRF; encoded by the coding sequence ATGAGAAAAAGAGCAGCAAAAAAAAGAGTCTTATTGCCAGACCCTAAATTTAACGATCAGTTAGTAACACGATTCGTAAATAATTTAATGTGGGCGGGTAAGAAGTCAGTAGCTTTTAAAGTATTTTATGATGCGTTAGACATTGTAGAGGAAAGAAAAGGTGAAGAAGAAAAATCAGCTTTAGAAATTTGGAAAGATGGTTTGTCAAATGTAATGCCGCATGTAGAGGTAAGATCTCGTCGTGTTGGTGGTGCAACTTTTCAAATCCCTATGCAAATTAGACCAGACCGTAAGGTTTCTATGGCTATTAAATGGATGATTCTGTATACTCGTAAAAGAAACGAGAAAACAATGGCACAGCGTTTAGCTGCTGAGATTTTAGCTGCGGCTAAAGAAGAAGGTGCTGCTGTTAAAAAACGTACAGATACTCACAAAATGGCAGAAGCTAATAAAGCATTCTCTCACTTTAGATTTTAA
- the rplW gene encoding 50S ribosomal protein L23, with protein MSILIKPIITEKATNDSELFNRYAFVVDKKANKLEIKGAVEAAYGVSILSVKTLNYPIQRNTKFTKKGLVTGIKSGYKKAIVQIAEGESIDFYNNL; from the coding sequence ATGAGTATTTTAATAAAACCTATTATTACGGAAAAAGCTACAAACGATAGTGAATTATTTAATCGTTATGCATTTGTAGTAGATAAGAAAGCTAATAAATTAGAAATTAAAGGTGCTGTTGAGGCAGCTTACGGAGTTTCTATTTTAAGTGTAAAAACTTTAAACTACCCAATTCAAAGAAATACTAAGTTTACTAAAAAAGGTTTAGTAACTGGTATTAAGAGTGGGTACAAAAAAGCAATTGTACAGATAGCAGAGGGAGAAAGTATTGATTTTTATAACAATCTTTAA
- the fusA gene encoding elongation factor G, with protein MARDLRLTRNIGIAAHIDAGKTTTTERILFYTGVSHKIGEVHDGAATMDWMEQEQERGITITSAATTCEWDFPKENAEPTPDTQAYHFNIIDTPGHVDFTVEVNRSLRVLDGLVFLFSAVDGVEPQSETNWRLADNYKVPRIGFVNKMDRQGSDFLKVCQQVKDMLKSNAVPIVLNIGDEDEFKGIVDLVKNRAIVWHEDNFGATFDVVAIPDDMKDEVRKYRALLIEEVASYDENLLEKFMEDEDSITEDEVHNALRAAVMDMAIIPMVCGSSFKNKGVQFLLDAVCRYLPSPMDKEGIIGVNPDTEEKELRKPSVDEPFAALAFKIATDPFVGRLAFFRAYSGRLDAGSYVLNNRSGKKERISRIYQMHANKQNAIDYIEAGDIGAAVGFKSIKTGDTLTAEKFPLVLESMDFPDPVIGIAVEPKTKADVDKLGIGLAKLAEEDPTFTVRSDEASGQTIISGMGELHLDVLVDRLKREFKVEVNQGQPQVEYKEAITAEAEHREIYKKQSGGRGKFADIVFTIGPADEGVQGLQFESVIKGGNVPREFVPSVEKGFKEAMKNGPLAGYEMDSMKVTLRDGSFHAVDSDALSFELAARMGYKASAKSAKAKIMEPLMKLEVLTPEENMGDIVGDLNRRRGQVNDMSDRNGSKVVKALVPLSEMFGYVTALRTMSSGRATSTMEFSHYSETPSNVSEEVIAKSKG; from the coding sequence ATGGCTAGAGATTTAAGATTAACAAGAAATATTGGAATTGCAGCACATATTGATGCTGGTAAAACCACAACAACAGAACGTATCTTGTTTTATACAGGTGTTTCTCATAAGATAGGAGAGGTGCATGATGGAGCGGCTACGATGGACTGGATGGAGCAAGAGCAAGAAAGAGGTATTACAATTACCTCTGCTGCGACTACTTGTGAATGGGATTTTCCAAAAGAAAATGCAGAACCTACTCCAGATACACAAGCATACCATTTTAATATTATTGACACTCCAGGTCACGTAGATTTTACTGTAGAAGTGAATAGGTCTTTACGTGTTTTAGATGGGTTAGTGTTCTTGTTTTCAGCAGTTGATGGTGTAGAGCCACAATCTGAAACTAACTGGAGATTAGCTGATAACTATAAGGTGCCTAGAATTGGATTCGTTAATAAGATGGATCGTCAAGGGTCTGACTTTTTAAAGGTTTGTCAACAGGTTAAAGATATGTTAAAGTCTAACGCAGTGCCAATTGTTTTAAATATTGGTGATGAGGATGAGTTTAAAGGTATTGTAGATTTAGTGAAAAACAGAGCTATTGTATGGCATGAGGATAACTTCGGAGCTACATTCGATGTTGTTGCTATCCCAGACGACATGAAAGATGAAGTACGTAAATATCGTGCTTTATTAATCGAAGAAGTAGCTAGTTATGATGAGAACTTATTAGAAAAATTCATGGAAGATGAAGATTCTATTACAGAAGACGAAGTGCACAATGCATTAAGAGCTGCTGTTATGGATATGGCTATCATTCCAATGGTTTGTGGTTCTTCATTTAAAAATAAAGGTGTTCAGTTTCTTTTAGATGCTGTATGTCGTTACTTACCTTCTCCAATGGATAAAGAAGGTATCATAGGTGTAAACCCAGATACAGAAGAAAAAGAATTACGTAAGCCAAGTGTAGATGAGCCGTTTGCTGCTTTAGCATTTAAAATTGCTACAGACCCGTTTGTTGGTCGTTTAGCTTTCTTTAGAGCTTACTCTGGTCGTTTGGATGCAGGTTCTTATGTTCTAAATAACCGTTCAGGTAAAAAAGAACGTATTTCTCGTATCTATCAAATGCATGCGAATAAGCAAAACGCAATTGATTATATCGAAGCTGGAGATATTGGTGCTGCTGTAGGTTTTAAATCTATTAAAACAGGAGATACTTTAACTGCTGAAAAATTCCCTCTTGTATTGGAGTCTATGGATTTTCCAGATCCAGTTATTGGTATTGCAGTTGAGCCTAAAACAAAAGCGGATGTAGATAAATTAGGAATTGGACTTGCTAAGTTAGCAGAAGAAGATCCTACTTTTACAGTTCGTTCAGACGAAGCTTCAGGACAGACTATTATTTCTGGAATGGGTGAGTTACATTTAGATGTACTTGTAGATCGTCTAAAACGTGAGTTTAAGGTTGAAGTTAACCAAGGTCAGCCACAGGTGGAATATAAAGAGGCTATTACTGCAGAAGCAGAACATAGAGAGATTTATAAGAAACAATCTGGTGGACGTGGTAAATTTGCTGATATTGTATTTACTATTGGACCTGCAGATGAAGGTGTTCAAGGTTTACAGTTTGAATCTGTTATTAAAGGTGGAAACGTACCTAGAGAATTTGTTCCTTCTGTAGAGAAAGGATTTAAAGAAGCTATGAAAAACGGTCCTTTAGCAGGATACGAAATGGATTCAATGAAAGTTACTCTAAGAGATGGGTCTTTCCACGCTGTGGATTCTGATGCATTATCTTTTGAACTAGCTGCAAGAATGGGATATAAAGCTTCTGCAAAATCTGCAAAAGCAAAAATAATGGAACCATTAATGAAATTAGAAGTGTTAACTCCAGAGGAGAACATGGGAGATATCGTTGGTGATTTAAATAGAAGAAGAGGTCAAGTAAACGACATGAGTGATCGTAATGGGTCTAAAGTTGTTAAAGCTTTAGTGCCGTTATCTGAAATGTTTGGTTACGTTACTGCTTTAAGAACAATGTCTTCTGGTAGAGCAACTTCTACTATGGAATTTTCGCATTATTCAGAAACTCCTTCAAATGTATCAGAAGAAGTTATCGCTAAATCTAAAGGTTAA
- the rpsC gene encoding 30S ribosomal protein S3 — MGQKTNPIGNRLGIIRGWESNWYGGNDYGDKIAEDYKIREYIHARLSKASVSRVIIERTLKLVTVTITTARPGIIIGKGGQEVDKLKEELKKITGKEVQINIFEIKRPELDSRLVATSVARQIENRISYKRAIKMAIQATMRMNAEGIKIQISGRLNGAEMARSEHFKEGRIPLSTFRADIDYSLVEAHTTYGRLGIKVWIMKGEVYGKRELSPLVGLSKKQSGGNKGGGDRGKRPQPRRRK, encoded by the coding sequence ATGGGACAAAAAACAAATCCAATTGGAAATCGTTTAGGAATCATCAGAGGTTGGGAATCTAACTGGTACGGTGGAAATGACTACGGAGATAAAATTGCTGAAGATTATAAGATAAGAGAGTATATTCATGCTAGATTATCTAAAGCAAGTGTTTCTCGTGTAATTATAGAGCGTACTTTAAAACTTGTAACCGTTACTATTACTACTGCAAGACCTGGTATTATTATTGGGAAAGGTGGTCAGGAAGTAGACAAGTTAAAAGAAGAGCTTAAAAAAATTACAGGTAAAGAGGTTCAAATTAATATTTTTGAAATCAAACGTCCAGAGTTGGATTCTAGATTAGTAGCAACTAGTGTTGCTCGTCAAATTGAAAATAGAATTTCTTACAAGAGAGCTATCAAAATGGCTATACAAGCTACAATGAGAATGAATGCTGAAGGAATTAAAATTCAAATTTCAGGTCGTTTAAATGGAGCAGAAATGGCACGTTCAGAGCATTTTAAAGAAGGAAGAATACCTCTTTCTACGTTTAGAGCAGATATTGATTATTCACTTGTTGAAGCTCATACTACCTATGGAAGATTAGGTATTAAAGTATGGATTATGAAAGGTGAGGTATATGGTAAAAGAGAGTTATCACCATTAGTTGGTTTGTCTAAAAAACAATCTGGTGG
- the rplV gene encoding 50S ribosomal protein L22, translated as MGVRKKNMADQLKEARKHRAFAKLTNCPTSPRKMRLVADQVRGVEVEKALQILKFSPKEASINLEKLLLSAIANWQAKNEDAAIEEAGLFVKTICVDSAGMLKRLRPAPQGRAHRIRKRSNHVTLELGAKNLSNQAK; from the coding sequence ATGGGAGTTCGTAAAAAAAATATGGCAGATCAGTTAAAGGAAGCTAGAAAGCATCGTGCTTTTGCTAAGCTTACTAACTGTCCTACGTCACCAAGGAAAATGCGTTTAGTAGCAGATCAAGTAAGAGGAGTTGAAGTTGAAAAAGCTTTACAAATCTTAAAGTTCAGTCCAAAAGAAGCATCTATAAACTTAGAAAAATTGTTATTGTCTGCAATTGCAAATTGGCAAGCTAAGAATGAAGATGCAGCAATTGAAGAAGCTGGGTTATTTGTAAAAACTATATGTGTAGATAGCGCAGGAATGTTAAAAAGATTAAGACCAGCTCCTCAAGGGCGTGCTCATAGAATTCGTAAGCGTTCTAATCACGTTACTTTAGAGTTAGGTGCTAAAAATTTAAGTAATCAAGCAAAGTAG
- the rplD gene encoding 50S ribosomal protein L4, protein MKVAVLDITGKDTGRKVELSKDVFGIEPNDHAIYLDVKQYLANQRQGTHKAKERAEITGSTRKIKKQKGTGTARAGSIKSGVFRGGGRMFGPRPRDYSFKLNKNLKRLARKSALSIQANDKNVIVIEDFSFETPKTKNFLDVLKALELDTKKSLFVLGSENANVYLSSRNLKKSKVIKASELYTYGVLNTNKLVITEGSLEDINTNLSK, encoded by the coding sequence ATGAAAGTAGCAGTTTTAGATATTACAGGAAAAGATACAGGTAGAAAGGTTGAGCTTTCTAAGGATGTATTCGGTATAGAGCCTAATGATCACGCTATTTATTTAGATGTTAAGCAGTATTTGGCAAATCAACGTCAAGGAACGCATAAAGCTAAAGAGAGAGCTGAAATTACAGGTTCAACTAGAAAAATAAAAAAGCAAAAAGGAACTGGTACTGCAAGAGCAGGTTCTATCAAGTCTGGTGTTTTTAGAGGTGGAGGACGTATGTTCGGACCAAGACCAAGAGATTATTCTTTTAAATTGAATAAAAACTTAAAGCGTTTAGCACGTAAGTCAGCTTTAAGTATTCAGGCAAATGATAAAAATGTAATAGTAATTGAAGATTTCAGTTTTGAAACTCCAAAAACTAAAAATTTCTTAGACGTTTTAAAGGCGTTAGAGTTAGATACAAAAAAATCATTGTTTGTGTTAGGTAGTGAAAATGCAAATGTGTATTTATCATCACGTAACTTAAAAAAATCTAAAGTAATTAAAGCTTCTGAATTATATACTTATGGTGTTTTAAACACGAATAAGCTTGTGATTACTGAAGGTTCTTTAGAAGATATAAACACAAATTTAAGCAAATAG
- a CDS encoding TonB-dependent receptor, whose amino-acid sequence MKNIGIYDVTFVKFGGRLDYNTSAGSNTDALFLPKKGITYNISDHDFYKDSEINNIISNIKVRANYGESSNFAQPFSQDKTFALESFLGAPAFRFDQPGNNELVSEIVVTNEFRLDLGFLNNRINLSGTYYKAVTNDTLITPSQPPSSGLLAQVQNIGEIQNTGWEFAINTTIVQTEKHNLKFNFSYNTNDNFWKSSDGAPAFNVGGFSVIGSWIEEGQSLGYLRGTYKFTPNAALGDTFAPIFGSFGLNYTWDKLDFFVTGDYQFGGKIVDLNFLLRHLRGVDDTGVPNDLVGATSPFNYVNYFTFDNDYVKIRNIGLTYNFGKALRVFENVHLGVTVTNLLNWTAGTFDPETTGSGISAQNGFNSGGFTYGTESAPRIFMTSLKFKFTQK is encoded by the coding sequence TTGAAAAACATAGGTATTTATGATGTTACTTTTGTGAAATTTGGAGGAAGATTAGACTATAATACTTCTGCAGGATCAAATACAGATGCATTATTTTTACCTAAAAAAGGTATTACATACAATATCTCTGATCATGACTTCTATAAAGACAGTGAAATAAATAATATTATTTCTAATATTAAAGTTAGAGCGAATTACGGAGAGTCATCAAATTTTGCTCAACCATTTTCACAAGATAAAACCTTTGCTTTAGAATCTTTTTTAGGAGCTCCAGCATTTCGTTTTGACCAACCAGGTAACAATGAGTTAGTTTCAGAAATAGTGGTAACTAATGAATTTAGGTTAGATTTAGGTTTTTTAAATAATAGAATTAACCTAAGTGGAACCTACTATAAGGCAGTTACTAATGATACACTTATTACACCTAGTCAACCACCTTCTTCTGGTCTTTTAGCACAGGTACAAAACATTGGTGAAATACAAAATACAGGTTGGGAATTTGCTATAAACACAACAATTGTACAAACAGAAAAACACAATTTAAAGTTTAATTTTTCTTACAATACAAATGATAACTTTTGGAAAAGTAGTGATGGAGCACCTGCATTTAATGTAGGTGGTTTTAGTGTGATTGGTTCATGGATTGAAGAAGGACAAAGCTTAGGGTATTTGAGAGGTACTTACAAATTTACACCTAATGCTGCATTAGGAGATACTTTTGCACCTATTTTTGGATCTTTTGGTTTGAACTATACATGGGATAAACTTGACTTTTTTGTAACTGGTGATTATCAATTTGGTGGCAAAATAGTTGACTTAAACTTCTTATTAAGACACTTAAGAGGTGTTGATGATACAGGCGTCCCAAATGATTTAGTAGGTGCAACATCTCCTTTTAACTATGTAAATTACTTTACATTTGACAATGATTATGTTAAAATAAGAAACATTGGTTTGACTTATAATTTTGGTAAAGCTTTAAGAGTTTTTGAAAATGTTCATCTTGGTGTTACAGTAACAAACCTTCTTAACTGGACAGCTGGTACTTTTGACCCTGAAACAACAGGTTCAGGTATTAGTGCTCAAAATGGTTTTAACAGTGGTGGTTTCACATATGGTACCGAGTCGGCACCAAGAATCTTTATGACCTCACTTAAATTTAAATTTACACAAAAATGA